The DNA region TAGAATCATGTCGAAATAATGATATAATCGTATTTAAGAAAATGCCTGAGAGATAGAGACAGAGCTTGGAGTAGTGATATGAAAAAATTAGATCAGTTAGATTTCGAAATCTTGGGGTTATTACAAGGGGATGGCAGAAAATCCTATACCGAAATGGGCAATTTGCTTAATGTGAGCGAAGGAACGATCCGATCAAGAATCAATAAAATGCTGGAAGATCGCATCTTTGAATTTATCATTCATGTCGATCCGAATAAAATTGGGTTATTCGTGCAAGCAATCATTGGCATTAAAACTCAACTTGGCTTTCAAGAAGATGTGGCGAGTAAGTTACAAGAATTCTCGGCTGTGCGATTTATTGGGGCTTTTTCCGGACGGAATGATATTATTTTACAAGCCTATTTTCGATCCAATGATGAACTAGTTAATTTTGTGAACCAAGAATTGGCGAAGATTGAAGGAATTATCTCGGCCGATGTGTCGATTGAACTTAAACAATATAAAGATTCCTTTTCTTTCGTCCAATCAGCTGGGGACGGACTTTAAATCATCGGTGGGGGAACTGTACATGTTAAGGGGGACTGAATGTGAAAAAGCAAGCATTATTTAAAGTTGTATCAACAGTTATTATCTCAGCAATTCTATTAACTGGTTGCGGTGGAGGCGCTTCTAATAGTAGCGAACAAACACTTAACATTCCGCTATCGGCCGAACCGCCAACACTCGATCCCGGGTTAGCGGAAGATAGCACCTCAGGGGCGATTATCCGTCAAGTGTTTGAAGGGCTAACGCGCATTGGAGAAGATGACCTACCGCATGAAGCGGCCGCTGAAAAAATAGAAATCTCTGATGATTTAAAAACGTATACATTTACGATTCGCGAAGGAGCGAAATGGTCGAACGGGGAACCGTTAACTGCCAATGATTTTGAATATACTTGGAAGCGTGTGTTAAACCCGGCAACCGCCGCAAACTACGCATACCAACTTTACTACATTAAAAACGGGGAAGCGTACAATAAAGGTCAAATTGATGACCCTGAACAAGTCGGGGTGAAAGCTTTAGACGCGCGCACGTTACAAGTGGAGTTGGAAAACCCAACCCCGTTTTTCCTTGAACTAACTGCTTTTTATACGTACATGCCAGTAAATAAAGCCGTCGTTACGGAGAATGCAGACTGGGCGAACGATGCGACAGAAAAATATGTATCCAACGGTCCTTTTAAATTAAAAACGTGGAAACATAGCAGCAAGGTAGAAATTGAGAAGAATGAGCATTATTGGGACTACGAAAAAGTAAAGCTGGACCAAATTAACTTCTCCATTGTTGAGGACGAGTCTACCGCATTAAATATGTTTGAAAACGGCGAGTTAGATTGGGCGGGAAGACCGACATCCGATCTGCCAAAAGACGCGTTGCAAACGTTGAAAGATCAAGATCGTTTAGTGATCATGCCGATTACAGGAACGTATTGGTACAAGTTCAACACAGAACAACCACCATTTACAAACGCCAAAGCGCGTAAAGCTTTTGCTTATGCGATCGATCGTCAAACGATTATTGAAAACGTAACACAAGCAGATGAAATTCCCGCAATGGGAGCGATTCCGCCGACGGTGGCCGTGCATGAAGGTGACTACTTCAAAGACCATGACGTGGAAGAGGCGAACCGTTTGCTTGATGAAGGGCTACAAGAACTTGGTATGACTAGAGATCAACTATCCGTATCGTTGAGTTACAATACGAACGAGGCCCACGCGAAAATCGCTCAAGCGATCCAAGATCAATGGAAACAAGCGCTAGGCGTCGATGTGAAATTGTCTAATGCGGAGTGGAAAGTATATATTGAAGATTTACACCAAGGAAACTTTGAGATTGGACGAATGGGTTGGTTAGCGGACTATGATGATCCCGTTACATTCCTTGAATTGTACAAAGATAAACACGGCGGAAACAATGACACGCTGTGGGAAAATGCGCAGTATCAACAACTGTTGACGCAATCCGATCAAGAAACAGATCCAGCCAAACGAAAAGAATTACTGGCGCAAGCGGAACAGATTTTAATGGATGAAATGCCGATCGCGCCGATCTATTTTTACACACAATCGTATGTGAAAACAGACAAAGTAAAAGGGGTTATTTTACACGGAACCGGGGACATCGATTACAAATATGCTTACGTCGAAGAATAAAATATAGGTGGATAAACGACAAGGTATATGTTGTGAGGAAGATCAAGTCTCCGCATATACCTTGTCTATTATAATCGGGATTTTTGAATAGTCAGAACTGTAATGAATTGGGTTTTGGAGGAGGTGCAATGGGTGGCTCGTTATATTGTTAGACGAATCGGATTTGTGTTTATCACCCTTTTTTTAATCGTTACCGCCACATTCTTTTTAATGCAGGCCATCCCAGGTGATCCATTTACATCTGAACGAGGAGTGCCTGAAGAGATTCAACAATCGATGTATGAACACTATGGGTTGAACGACCCGCTCTATGTACAATATGGGAAGTACTTAGTGTCGGTGGCTAAGTGGGATCTTGGGCCATCATTTAAGTATAAAGGTAGAACGGTGAATGACATTATTAGCGATGGGGTTGGCGTTTCCTTTACGTTGGGGGCGGCCGCGTTGTTTATCGCGATTAGTTTTGGCCTGATCCTTGGGGTGATCGCGGCCTTAAACCATAATAAATGGCAAGACTACACGGCGATGATCGTCGCTGTTGTTGGAATTTCGGTGCCGAGCTTTATTTTGGCGACCTTCTTCCAATATTTCTTTGCGATGAAAATGAACGTGCTCCCAGTTGCCAAATGGGGCAGCTTGCAGCACGTCGTATTGCCCGCCTTTGCTCTAGCGGCGTTGCCGATGGCTTTTATCGCTCGCTTGACGCGTTCCAATATGCTCGAAGTGTTGCATCAAGACTATATCAAGACCGCTAAAGCAAAAGGGTTGAGCCCATTTGTGGTGACGGTTCGACATGCGTTACGAAATGCGTTAATGCCAGTTATTACGTATTTAGGTCCGCTTGCCGCTGGGATCTTAACGGGAACATTTGTAATTGAGCGGATCTTTGCGATTCCTGGTCTGGGTAGTCACTTTGTTACCAGCATCAGTAATCGAGATTATACAGTAATTATGGGGACAACGGTCTTTTATAGCATTGTGTTGCTGACGTTGATTCTGTTCGTTGACTTAGCTTATGGAATTGTCGATCCCCGCATCAAGCTCTCCGGAAAGGGGAAATAGAGTATGGCCCAACAACAAGTGAAACTTTCTGAACAATTATTTGAGCCGATTGACCAAAAGGCGCTTGGAGCGGAAGAAATTACGCGGCCAAGTATGAATTTTTGGCAAGATGCGTGGCGTCGGCTTAAACAAAATAAATTAGCGATGTTCGGCTTGGTTATGTTGGTCGCCTTAATCGCTATGGCCATTGTTGGCCCGTGGTTGAGCGGTCATACGTATTATGATACCAACCCGAAGTTGAACAACTTGCCGCCGAGCAGTGACTATTGGTTTGGAACGGACGATTTAGGGCGCGATGTCTTTACGCGGGTTTGGTACGGGGCGCGCATTTCGCTGTTTATCGGGGTCGCAGCGGCGTTGATCGACCTGGCGCTTGGTATCGTTTGGGGCGGCGTGGCTGCTTATTACGGGGGAAAAGTGGACGAGGCGATGATGCGTTTCGCTGACATTTTATACGGTCTGCCGCATCTATTAGTTGTGATTATGCTGATGGTCGTCATGGAACAAGGTTTGTTTACGATCATTATCGCGATGACGATTACCGGATGGATTGGAATGGCGCGAATTGTGCGCGGTGAAATTTTACAATTAAAAGAACAAGAATATGTGCTTGCCGCTCGTTCTCTTGGCGCCAGCGCGTTTCGAATTTTGTTTAAACATTTAATTCCGAATGCAATGGGTCCGATTATCGTGACGATGACATTAACCGTTCCTTCTGCGATCTTTACCGAGGCATTCCTAAGCTTTTTAGGATTAGGGGTGCAAGCTCCGATCGCAAGTTGGGGTACGATGGCAAACGACGGTTTAGGGGCTTTGCGCTTCTATCCATGGCGCTTGTTTTTCCCGGCTATTTTCATCAGCATCACGATGCTATCTTTTAACGTGTTTGGAGACGGGTTGCGTGATGCGCTCGATCCGCGGATGCGTAAATAACGGGAGGTGACTCGGTCACAATGGAAAAAATTTTAGAAGTCAAAGATTTGCGCGTTTCTTTTCATACGTATGCGGGAGAAGTGAAGGCTGTCCGCGGCGTAAGCTTTCATGTCAACAAAGGGGAATCCATCGCGATCGTCGGGGAATCGGGTTGCGGTAAATCGGTCACCTCGCAAACAATCATGAAATTGATTGAAATGCCGCCTGGTGAGATTAAACAAGGTCAAATCTTGTTTGAAGGAGAAGATCTCGTCCCTAAAAAAGAAAAAGAGATGGAAAAAATTCGCGGTAAAGAGATCAGCATGATTTTCCAAGATCCGATGACATCTTTAAATCCGACCTTGACGATCGGTCGTCAGATTATGGAAGGATTGATTAAACACCAAGGATTGTCCAAAGCGGAAGCGAAAGAGCAGGCGATTGGGATGCTCGATTTGGTTGGCATTCCCATGTCGGACCGACGCGTCGATCAATACCCGCATGAATTTAGCGGCGGAATGCGTCAGCGGGCGATGATCGCAATTGCGCTTGCTTGCAATCCGAAATTGTTGATTGCGGATGAGCCGACAACGGCGTTGGACGTGACGATTCAGGCTCAAATTATGGATCTGATGAAAGAGCTTCAGCAGCGAACAGGCGCTTCGATTATTTTGATCACGCACGATTTAGGGGTCGTTGCCGA from Ammoniphilus oxalaticus includes:
- a CDS encoding Lrp/AsnC family transcriptional regulator; the encoded protein is MKKLDQLDFEILGLLQGDGRKSYTEMGNLLNVSEGTIRSRINKMLEDRIFEFIIHVDPNKIGLFVQAIIGIKTQLGFQEDVASKLQEFSAVRFIGAFSGRNDIILQAYFRSNDELVNFVNQELAKIEGIISADVSIELKQYKDSFSFVQSAGDGL
- a CDS encoding peptide ABC transporter substrate-binding protein — protein: MKKQALFKVVSTVIISAILLTGCGGGASNSSEQTLNIPLSAEPPTLDPGLAEDSTSGAIIRQVFEGLTRIGEDDLPHEAAAEKIEISDDLKTYTFTIREGAKWSNGEPLTANDFEYTWKRVLNPATAANYAYQLYYIKNGEAYNKGQIDDPEQVGVKALDARTLQVELENPTPFFLELTAFYTYMPVNKAVVTENADWANDATEKYVSNGPFKLKTWKHSSKVEIEKNEHYWDYEKVKLDQINFSIVEDESTALNMFENGELDWAGRPTSDLPKDALQTLKDQDRLVIMPITGTYWYKFNTEQPPFTNAKARKAFAYAIDRQTIIENVTQADEIPAMGAIPPTVAVHEGDYFKDHDVEEANRLLDEGLQELGMTRDQLSVSLSYNTNEAHAKIAQAIQDQWKQALGVDVKLSNAEWKVYIEDLHQGNFEIGRMGWLADYDDPVTFLELYKDKHGGNNDTLWENAQYQQLLTQSDQETDPAKRKELLAQAEQILMDEMPIAPIYFYTQSYVKTDKVKGVILHGTGDIDYKYAYVEE
- a CDS encoding ABC transporter permease, whose protein sequence is MARYIVRRIGFVFITLFLIVTATFFLMQAIPGDPFTSERGVPEEIQQSMYEHYGLNDPLYVQYGKYLVSVAKWDLGPSFKYKGRTVNDIISDGVGVSFTLGAAALFIAISFGLILGVIAALNHNKWQDYTAMIVAVVGISVPSFILATFFQYFFAMKMNVLPVAKWGSLQHVVLPAFALAALPMAFIARLTRSNMLEVLHQDYIKTAKAKGLSPFVVTVRHALRNALMPVITYLGPLAAGILTGTFVIERIFAIPGLGSHFVTSISNRDYTVIMGTTVFYSIVLLTLILFVDLAYGIVDPRIKLSGKGK
- a CDS encoding ABC transporter permease — encoded protein: MAQQQVKLSEQLFEPIDQKALGAEEITRPSMNFWQDAWRRLKQNKLAMFGLVMLVALIAMAIVGPWLSGHTYYDTNPKLNNLPPSSDYWFGTDDLGRDVFTRVWYGARISLFIGVAAALIDLALGIVWGGVAAYYGGKVDEAMMRFADILYGLPHLLVVIMLMVVMEQGLFTIIIAMTITGWIGMARIVRGEILQLKEQEYVLAARSLGASAFRILFKHLIPNAMGPIIVTMTLTVPSAIFTEAFLSFLGLGVQAPIASWGTMANDGLGALRFYPWRLFFPAIFISITMLSFNVFGDGLRDALDPRMRK
- a CDS encoding ABC transporter ATP-binding protein, translating into MEKILEVKDLRVSFHTYAGEVKAVRGVSFHVNKGESIAIVGESGCGKSVTSQTIMKLIEMPPGEIKQGQILFEGEDLVPKKEKEMEKIRGKEISMIFQDPMTSLNPTLTIGRQIMEGLIKHQGLSKAEAKEQAIGMLDLVGIPMSDRRVDQYPHEFSGGMRQRAMIAIALACNPKLLIADEPTTALDVTIQAQIMDLMKELQQRTGASIILITHDLGVVAEACDRVVVMYAGEVIETGTVDEIFYHPKHPYTKGLLKSVPRLDLKKDEPLVPILGTPPDLLNPPKGCAFAPRCEYAMKVCLEYSPEMEASTPSHQSACWLNHPLAKKRLTPPQTEENRQRREKANVSHLAK